One genomic segment of bacterium includes these proteins:
- a CDS encoding methylenetetrahydrofolate reductase, with translation MASRFREILQSGEFVVTSEIGPPKGTNLEPMLHHIELLKDKVHALNVTDHQSSVMRYPSLGGAMLIKERGGEPIVQMTCRDRNRLALQADLLLAHSRGINNVLCLTGDAVIVGDHKEAKGVFDLDSSQLLMAIRTMERGKDLGGNDLDGAVDLCAGAIVTPEAKPLEPQLIKFEKKVEAGAEFFQTQAIYDLENFERFMDYARPFGVKILAGIILLTSWRMAEYMNRNVPGVYVPQPLIDELKAAPTGEALKVGIEIAGRMIRTIKEKRLCDGVHVMAIGKEEVVPSILRAAGLDGDST, from the coding sequence ATGGCTTCTCGATTCAGGGAAATCCTTCAATCCGGAGAGTTTGTGGTCACCAGCGAGATCGGCCCTCCCAAGGGAACAAATTTGGAGCCCATGCTGCACCACATAGAGCTCTTAAAGGATAAGGTCCATGCCCTCAACGTGACGGATCACCAAAGCTCGGTGATGCGCTACCCTTCCCTGGGTGGAGCCATGCTCATCAAGGAGAGAGGAGGAGAGCCCATTGTGCAGATGACCTGCCGGGACAGAAATCGTCTGGCTCTTCAGGCCGACCTGCTTCTGGCCCACAGCCGCGGGATCAACAACGTGCTGTGCCTCACCGGAGATGCGGTGATTGTAGGGGACCACAAGGAGGCCAAAGGGGTCTTTGACCTGGATTCCAGCCAGCTCCTCATGGCCATACGCACCATGGAACGGGGAAAGGATCTTGGGGGTAATGACCTGGATGGCGCTGTGGATTTGTGTGCTGGAGCCATAGTGACCCCTGAGGCAAAGCCTCTGGAGCCCCAACTCATCAAGTTCGAGAAGAAGGTGGAGGCAGGAGCCGAGTTCTTTCAAACCCAGGCCATATACGACCTGGAGAATTTTGAAAGATTTATGGACTACGCCAGGCCCTTTGGAGTGAAGATCCTGGCAGGCATCATACTTCTCACATCCTGGCGCATGGCCGAATACATGAACCGAAATGTGCCGGGAGTTTACGTGCCTCAGCCCCTCATAGATGAGCTCAAGGCAGCTCCCACTGGAGAGGCATTGAAGGTGGGAATAGAAATAGCGGGCCGAATGATAAGGACCATAAAGGAGAAAAGGCTCTGCGACGGTGTGCACGTGATGGCCATAGGCAAGGAGGAGGTGGTTCCAAGTATACTCAGGGCTGCGGGTTTGGATGGAGATTCCACCTGA
- a CDS encoding response regulator, whose amino-acid sequence MAKILVVDDDPDQVETVTMMLESKGHEVLTAYGGTEGLQKARAEKPDAVVLDVIMPDKDGFEVCKEMKSDPALREIPVLLLTSVASKISETRFTPRMAMETEADDYVDKPVKPEEIAKRVEKLLAR is encoded by the coding sequence ATGGCCAAGATCCTTGTGGTGGATGACGATCCTGATCAGGTGGAGACGGTCACCATGATGCTTGAGAGTAAGGGCCATGAGGTCCTTACTGCCTATGGAGGCACGGAGGGTCTCCAGAAGGCCAGGGCAGAAAAACCGGATGCGGTGGTATTGGATGTCATAATGCCGGACAAGGATGGATTCGAGGTCTGCAAGGAAATGAAAAGCGATCCGGCACTCAGGGAAATCCCAGTGCTGCTTCTCACCTCTGTGGCATCCAAGATCAGCGAGACTCGCTTTACCCCTCGCATGGCCATGGAGACTGAGGCTGATGATTACGTGGACAAGCCCGTCAAGCCAGAGGAGATAGCAAAACGCGTGGAAAAGCTTCTGGCTCGCTGA